In Mycetocola spongiae, the genomic stretch GCGAGCGCAATAAGCTGGATAAATTTGAGCGCATCTTCCGCGCCGCGAGCGAGCTCTTTGATACCCACGGCTATGAGGGTGTCACCACCCAGGCCGTGGCCGATCGCGCCGATGTGGCCGCGGGCACCGTATTTCGTTATGCCGCGTCCAAGTCCGAGCTGCTCCTCATGGTGACCCAGCGCCGCGTGGCCGAGGCCGTGGCCGCGGGGGAAACCGCCGCCCGCGCGCTGCCCGCCGAGAACGGAATCGAGCGGCTCGAGGCCCTGCTACTCCCGCTGCTGGAGGCCTCCATCCGGGCGGGAAAAAACACCGCCCTCTTCCAGCGCGAGGTGCTCTTTGGCGCCCCCGAGGGCGAGTATCGGCTCGCGGCCCTCGCCGATATCGAACGGCTGGAGGCCACGCTGGCAGCGCTGATTCGCGAGCATGCGATGGCCCTCGGCGTGCGGACGCGGCTGGACCCCACGCTCGCCGCGCGCACCATGTTCTCCGCGTTCCAGCTGGAGGTTATCCGCGTGGGGCTGGGCTCCACCCCGCCCGAGGCGCTGCACACGGATCTGCACGCGCAGCTCGGCGCGGTGCTCGCCGGAACCCTGGGTCGTTAGGCGCGGGCCTCGCGCACCAGGAGATCCAGCGCATAGACATAGCCCCGGATGCCGGCGCCGGCGATCACGGCGCGGGCAATATCGGAGAGATAGGAGTGGTGGCGGAACTCCTCGCGCGCGTGCACATTGGTCACGTGTACCTCCACGAGGGGAATGGCCACCGCCGAGAGTGCATCGCGCAGGGCGATGGAGGTATGGGTATAGGCCCCGGCATTAATCACGATGCCGTCCACGCGGCCGGCCGCGGCGTGGATCGCGTCGATCAGCACACCCTCGTGGTTGCTCTGCAGAAACTCCACCTCGGCCCGGAGGTCCACGGCCTCCGCCGCCACGAGCGCCTCCACATCGGCGAGCGTATGCCGACCATAGCGCTCGGGCTCGCGCGTTCCCAGCAGATTCAGGTTGGGTCCGTTCAGGATCAGAATCGTGGGCACGGAATTCGTGGAGGCAGCCATGGTTATGAGTGTAGTGAGTACACGCCGGGGCGGGGAAGATTCCCGCCCGGATAGAGTGGGCCCACAGGCAAGAAAGGGACCCCGATCATGACGCTGCAGGAGAGCTGGGATGCCACCACCGCCGCGCAATTGCGCGAGCGCGGCGGGCTGAAGTGGACCACGGGTGGACCCGGCAGCATCGGGGCCTTTGTAGCGGAGATGGACTTTGGTACGGCCCCCGAGATCGGTGCCGCGCTGGCCGCGGCCGTGGGGCGCGGGGAGCTGGGTTATCTCACGCCGGGCCGGTCCCGGGGGCTGCGCGAGGCGGCCTCCGCGTTTTATCGCACCGAACTCGGCGCGGAGATCCCGCCGCAGCACGTGCACGAGGTGGCCGATGTCCTGACCGCGCTCGCGTTTACGATCACCCACCTCACCTCCCCGGGCTCCCCCGTGATCGTGCCCACCCCCGCCTATATGCCCTTCCTGGACCTGCCCCCGACCCTGGGCCGCGAGGTGATCCGGGTGCCGCTGATCCCCGGCCCGCACGGCCCCACCCCCGATCCCGCGGGCATCGCCCGGGCCTTTGCTGCGGGGGCCGAGCTGCTGATCCTGTGTAACCCCTCCAATCCCGTGGGCCGCGTCTTCACGCGCGGCGAGCTGGAGGGGGTAGCCGCGGTGGTCACCGCCGCGGGCGGGCGGGTATTTGCCGATGAGATCTGGGCGCCGCTGATCTATCCGGGCCATACCCATGTGCCCTATGCCGGGCTGAATGAGCACACGGCCGCGCATACCACCACGGGCTATTCCGCCTCCAAGGCCTGGAACCTGCCCGGGCTGAAGACCGCCCAGCTGATCACGCATAACGAGGCCGACCTCGCCGTCTGGGAAAAATTTGGCACGTTCACCGCGCTCGGGGCCTCCACCCTCGGGGTGATCGCGGGCATCACCGCGTATCGCGAGGGCGGCCCGTGGCTGCGCGAGGCACTCGAGTATCTGGACGGCAATCGCGCGGAGCTGGGCTCGCTGCTGGCCGAGCTTCTGCCCGAGGTGGGCTATTCCCCGCCCGAGGGCACGTATGTGGCCTGGCTGGATCTGCGCGGCCTGGATCTGCCCGATCCGGTGGCCGCCTGGGCCGCGGACGGGGTGCTGCTGACCGATGGGGCGGCCTGCGGGGCACCCGGCTTTGCCCGCCTGATCCTGGCGCTGCCGCGGCCGCTGCTGCGCGAGGCCGTGACCCGGATGGCCGCGACCGTGCGGCGGGCACGGGCCGCGCGGACCGCCTAAACTAGCGCTCATGACCCGCACGCAGGACTTCGAGGATGCCGCACCACGCCCGTTTATTCACGCGGGCCGCACCACCCTGGTCTATCGTTCCGGCCGCGAGGACGGCCCCGATTTTGTGCTGCTGCATGGCGTGGGGATGGGGCACGCCTATTGGCGCGGCCTGGCCGCGGATCTGGGCACATCCGGCACGGTGTATGCGCTGGATCTCCCCGGTTTTGGTGATGCCCCCGAGCCCGAGGAACCCCTGGATATGCCGGGCTCGGGCGATCTGATCGCCGAGCTCATCCGCGGGTTGGGGATCACCCGCCCGGTGCTGATCGGCCACTCGATGGGCACCCAGCTCGCGGTGGAGGCCGCCTGCCGCCACCCGGAGCTCTTTCCCGAGCTGGTGCTGCTGGCCCCCACGGTGAACCCGGCCGAGCGCACGTATCTGCGGCAGGGCCTGCGCCTGGTGCAGGACATGATCACCCCGCAGCTCACCACGATGTACTACGGCGCGATCTACTATGTGAAGGCCGGGCCGCGCTGGTACCTGAAGAAGCTCGGCACGATGATGCGCCATCATGTGGAGCTGAGGATGCCGCTGATCCGGGCGCATACCCTCGTGGTCCGCGGCGAGCGCGATCGGATTTCCCCGCGCGGGTGGGCGCGCGAGGTGGTGCGGCTGATCCCCGATGCCCGCCTGGTCGAGGTGCCCGGACACGGCCATGAAACCATGATTACCGGTTATCCGGAGGTGGCCGCGGCGATCCGCACACACCTCGGCTTGCCGGACGGGGATGACCTCCCCGGTTTGCACTGAGTGCAAGACTGCACTTAGTGTAATGGGGTGACCGTTTCCACCCCCGCGCCCCGCCCGCATCCCCTGCGCGAGCGCTCGCATCGCGCGATTCTTGATGCCGCCCGCGACCTCATCGCCCAAAACGGGGTGGCCGGCTTCAGCGTGGACACCCTCGCCGAGCGCGCCGGGGTATCCCGGCGCACGGTTTTTAACCACTTTGCGTCGATCGACGATATCGTCACGTCCTCGTGCACCGAGGCGCTGGGGATCCTCGTACACAGCATTAAGGCCTCGGTGGGCGCTGCGCCCCCCGGCGGCGGCAGCCGCTCCTCGATGTTTGAGCACGTCGTGACGGTGCTCCGCGAAACCGATATCCCCGGCGTGATCTCCTATCTCTGGCAGGCACTCGGCGGATTCGAGGCGGGCGATCCGCGCCCCTCCCAGATTTTCCAGGCCACGTTCTCGCGCACAGCGCTGGAGCTCGCCCAGGAACTCGCGGCCCAAAACCGCGAGGTGGACCAGCTCGAGGCCGAACTCCTGGTCTCCTCCCTCATGCACGGCCTCGAGGTCGTCGCAATGCACTGGCTCACCGCCACCAATGCCGCCACGGACAAGGACGCCCGTGATCTCTGGTACAGCCTGCTGGAACGCGTGATCCACAGCGTTCGCATCGGCTATCCGCCCGAGTAGCCCGTTCCCCCCGTCCGTCCCGCATTCCCCTAATACAGAAACGAGCTCCCCCTTGGCCGAACTGTTATATCGCCTCGGAAAATTCTCCGCGCGTCGCGCGTGGGCGGTTCTCCTCTCCTGGCTGGTGATCCTCGGGATCTCCGTCTCCGCCTTCTTCATCGTCGGCGGCACCCTCTCCGATGGGGTCTCGATCCCCGGCACCGAGACCGCCAAGGTCACCGATCAGCTCGCGGAGACCTTCCCGAGCGTGAGCGGCGGCAGCGGCACCATGGTGTTCCACTCCTCCGATGGGTCCGCACTGACCGCCGAGCAGCGCAGCCAGATCGGCGAGCTGCTGACCGACCTGCGCGATCTGGACGGCGTGAGCACCACCACCGATCCGTTTGAAACCCAGGCGATGATCGCCGAGCAGGTGGCCGCGGTGGCCGATGGCCGCACCCAGATCACCGAGGGACGCGCGCAGGCCGAGGCCGGCCAGGAGGCCCTGGATGCCGGACGCGCCCAGGTGGACGCGGGTCAGGCCCAGCTGGACGCCGCGCGCGGCCAGGCCCCCGCCGCCGCACTGCCCGCGCTTGAGGCCCAGCAGGCCACGCTGGATGCCGCCCGCAGCGAGCTCGACACGCAGCAGAAAACGCTGAGCGAGGGCCTCGCCGAGATCGCCAAAAACACCACCACACTGGACCTCTCCGAGCAGCTGCTGGCGATGTCCGCCGAGATTCGCACCGTGTCCCGGGACGAGGCCACGGCCGTGGCCAATATTGTCTTCACCGAGGCCCAGCTGGATATCCCGCCGGCCGAGAAGGACGCCGTGGTGGCCGCGGCCGCCGCGGGAGCCCCCGCGGGCGTGGACGTGGAGTTCTCCGCCGAACTCACCCAGGGTGTGCCGAGCATCTTTGGCGTCGGCGAGGCCGTGGGCCTGCTGATCGCCGCGATCACGCTGCTGGTGATGCTGGGCACCGTGATCGCCGCATCGCTTCCGCTCGTGAGCGCGATCGTGGGAGTGGGCGTGGGCGTGACCGCCGCGCTCTCGCTCTCGGGCGTGGTGGACATGCTCTCGATCACCCCCGTGCTCGGCGTGATGCTGGGACTCGCGGTGGGTATCGACTACTCGCTATTTATCCTGAACCGGCACCGCAAGCAGCTGCGCCAGGGCCTGGAACTGCACGAGTCGATCGGGCTGGCCAATGGCACGTCCGGAAACGCCGTGGTTTTTGCCGGCTCCACCGTGCTGATCGCGCTGCTCGCCCTGAACGTCACCGGAATCGGTTTCCTCGGCCTGATGGGCACCGTCGGCGCGATCTGCGTGGCCGTCGCGATCCTCCTCGCCGTGACCCTCACCCCGGCGCTGCTCGCCCTCGTGGGCAACCGGGTGCTGAAAAAGCGCGAGCGCGCCCTGATCGGCACTCCCCTGCCCGCAACCGCCGAGGTGAAGCCCATGCGCACGGGCCGCGCCGTGGTCACCCTGATCGCGGGCCTCGCGGCCCTCGTGATCGTGGCCCTGCCCGCGCTGGATATGCGCCTGGGGCTGCCCGATGGTTCCTCCGAGGCCGTGGACTCCACGCAGTATAAGTCGTATCAGCTCACCGCCTCCGAGTTTGGGGCCGGCGTGAACGGCCCTCTGCTGGTGGTGGCCACGCTGCCCGAGGCCGCAACCGAGGACGAGGTGCTCGCCGAGCAGGTGCGCATCGGCCAGGCGCTGAAGGACCAGGAGGATGTCACCGCGGTGGCCCCGATCGGCGCCTCCGAGGACCGCACGGTCCTCGCCTTCCAGGTGGTTCCGGTCGAGGGGCCCTCGAGCGCCTCGACCGAGCAGCTCGTGCGTGACCTGCGCGGCCTCTCGCCCCTGAGCGGGGACGTGGAGCTGGGTGTGGCCGGAAGCGCGAGTGGAAATATCGACGTATCCGAGCAGCTCGGTGCGGCCCTCCCGCTGTATCTGGCCGTGGTTGTGGGCCTCTCGCTGCTGATCATGATCCTCGTCTTCCGTTCGATCCTGGTGCCGCTGACCGCGACCATCGGATTTATGCTCTCGCTCGCGGCCACGTTTGGTGGCATCACCGCGATCTTCCAGTGGGGCTGGCTCGGCAGCGTATTTGGGGTGCACGATCCGGGCCCGATCCTGAGCTTCCTGCCGACGATCCTGATCGGAATCCTGTTTGGCCTGGCGATGGACTATCAGCTCTTCCTCGTCTCGGGAATGCGCGAGGCCTTCGCCCACGGGGCGCCCGCGCGCCTCGCCGTGCAGCGCGGCCTGCATGCCGGACGCACCGTGGTGATCGCCGCGGCAATCATCATGATCTCGGTGTTTGGTGGCTTCATCTTCGCCGAGTCCGCGATGATCCGTTCGATCGGATTTGGCCTGGCCTTTGGTGTGCTGCTGGACGCGTTTATCGTGCGCATGCTGCTGATCCCGGCCGTGATGCACCTGCTCGGGGACTCCGCGTGGTGGATCCCGAAGTGGCTCGACCGCATCCTGCCCAATGTGGACGTGGAGGGTGCCGCGCTTGAGCGCAAGCATCCCGCGCACGCCACCACGGACGCCTAACCCCGCGTCCCCCGCGGCCGCCCCTCTCCCCCGGGAGGAGGGCGGCCGCGGCCGTTAACACAAAGATTTTCCGGCGGCGGGCGGCAAACCCTGACACAATCGCAGTGCGGGAGAAAGGGGGGCGGGCTTGAATATTTTTCGGCGCGCCGGCGTGCTGCTGGCCGATACGGCACTGGCCGTGACCCTGCATGTGCGCGCCCCGTTTCAGCGTTTTCCGCGGCGCTTTCGCAACGGCGATCCGCGCCTGCCCGTGATCCTGATCCTGCCCGGCGTATATGAGACCTGGGCCTTCCTGGAACCCATCGCGGAGCGGCTGCACCGCGCGGGCTATCGGATCTCGATTGTGCGCGGCCTGGGCTATAACCTGCTGCCCATCATCGAGACCGCTCAGCGCCTCGCGCGCGCCCTGGGCCGCGGGCCGGTTCCCTCCGCGGGGCGGATTGTGCTGGCCCATTCCAAGGGTGGGCTGATCGGCAAGCAGCTCATGGTGGCCCACGGCGAGGCCCTGCAGATCCGCGGGGTGGTGGCCATCGCGAGCCCGTTTGCCGGGTCCAAGCATGCGCGCTATATCCTCGATCCGAGCCTGCGCGCATTCCTCCCCACCAATTCCACCATCGTGGGCCTGGGCCGGCATGCCGAGTTTAACGCCCGCATCGTATCCATCTACGGTCCCTATGATCCGCATGTGACCGAGGGCAGCCATCTCGCGGGTGGGATCAACCTCCCCGTTCCCATTTCCGGGCATTTCCGCATCCTGCGCGGCATCGAAACGCGGGACGCGGTGGAGCGCGCGCTGGCCGAGATTCTGCGCGCCACTCCCCCAAATGCGTCAGCACGGGATACGCGTTGAGCGAAGCCCAAGCCCGGGATGTGCATAACCGGGAGGGCATCACCTAGCCTGGAATGAGGCCACCCGATGTGGCCACGAGCCGCCGAGAACCAATCCTGGTCGCCAGCAGGGAGCCCCACGTGTCTATTGCCGAGTCAGCCTCCGATCTGCCCGAGCCCGCCGCGGGCCGGGCCCGCCCATTCCAGGTGGACCTGCGTGGCGTCGTGGATCTCCTCAGCCGCCATATCTATTCCAGCCCGCAGGTCTATCTGCGCGAGCTGCTACAAAATGGGCGCGATGCGGTGGCCGCCCGCGCGGGCGAGGCAAAGGCCCCCGCGGGGCTGCTGCGCATCAGCCCGGCCACCCCCGAGGACCCGGTCTTCCGCTTTACCGATAACGGCGTGGGTCTCACCGCCGATCAGGCCGCGGAGCTGCTCTCCACCGTGGGGCGCAGCTCCAAACGCGATGAGGTCCTGAACCTGCGCCGCGAGGACTTCCTGGGCCAGTTTGGAATCGGCCTGCTGAGCTGTTTTATGGTCTCCGATGAGATCATGGTGCGCTCGCGCGACGCCCACGGTTCCGCGCCGATCGAGTGGCTCGGCCGCTCCGATGGCACCTTCAGCGTGCGCGAGCTCGGCGCGGAGGAGGCCGCCGGGCTGCCCGTGGGGACCGAGGTCTCGCTGCGCCCGCGCCCCGATGATGCCGCGCTACTGGGCCCCGAGCGGGTGCGCGCCCTGGCCGCACTCTATGGCCGCTATCTGCCACTCGATGTGCAGATCGAGGAGGCCGATCGCTCCTGGACCACGCTCACGGTCCCGGCGCCGTTCCTGGAACCTGTGATCGAGGGCTCCCCGGGCGAGGAGGCCCAGCTGGAGCTTGGCCGCGAGCTTCTGGGTGCGCGCCCCCTCGCCGCGATTGAACTCGTGGTGCCCGGCACCGGCACCCGCGGCATCGCCTATGTGCTGCCCTATGCCCCGCCGCCCGGGGCCAAGCAGGCCAACCGCGTTTATCTGGGCCGGATGCTCCTCGGCGAGCGCGTGGATGATCTCCTCCCCGAGTGGGCGTTTTTTGTGCGCTGCGTGATCGATACCACCGGCCTGGCCCCCACCGCCTCGCGCGAGGGCTTTGTCGAAAACGACGCCCTGGAATATACCCGCACCGAGCTGGGGCAGGCGCTGCGCCGCTGGATCCTGCTGCAGGCCGCCACCCGCCCCTATAAGCTCGCCGAACTGGTGAAGGTGCATCAGCTTGCGCTGAAGTCGATGGCCGTGCATGATGATGAGCTCGCGGGGCTGATGCTGCCGTGGCTGCGCATCGAGACCTCCGCGGGCGAGATGACAATCTCCGAATACCTGGAACGCTATGGCGAGCTGCGCTATACCGAGACGGTGGATGAGTTCCGGCAGATCGCCGCGATCACCGCGCAGGATGTGCCCGTGGTCAACGGCGGCTATATCTACGATGCCGCGCTGCTGCGCCGGCTCCCCGAGCTTGTGGGCGCCTCCGTGCGCCGCGTGGATGTCGCGGGCGAGCTCGACAGCCTGGAGGCCCCCGATCTCTCCGAGCGCGGGGAGACCGTGGCGCTGGAATCCCGGGCCGAGGACGTACTCTCCGGCGTGGAGACCAGGGTCTCCGTGCGCCGCTTTGCCCCCGCGGACCTGCCCGCGCTCTATGTGGCCGATCCCGAGGTGCTGCGCCGCATCGAGCGCAGCAAGGCGAGCGAGATGGCGCCGGGGCTGTGGTCCGCGGTGATCGGAACCGCCGATGGCCTGCTCGCCAAACACGCCGAGGCCGCGGGGAAGGACCCCGCCGCCCGGGCCCGGCTGTGCCTGAACTGGGACAGCCCCCTGATTCGCCGCCTGGCCGCGCTGGACGATCCGCTGGTCTTCCGGCGCAGCATCGAATTGCTCTATGTGCAGGCCATGCTCGCCGGGCATCGCCCCCTGTCCCCCGCGGACCGGGCGCTGCTGACCGGCGCCATGACCGACCTTGTCCAGCTCAGCATCGGCCTCTAGAAAGGACCCCATGTCTTCCTCCTCCAGCACCGCCATTGACGACCTGATCGCGGAGATCGATACCACCCCTGTCGGACCCCAGGAACGAGACCTGATCGCGCGCGCCCTCGCGCTGGCCGAGGAGGCCGCCGATGACGATCGGGCGTTCCAGCTGCGGCTGCGGCTCACCACCTCGGCGCATATGTCCGGCGATACCGATGCGATGTTCTCCTCCTTCGGCTGGTGCGTGGG encodes the following:
- a CDS encoding HSP90 family protein, with protein sequence MSIAESASDLPEPAAGRARPFQVDLRGVVDLLSRHIYSSPQVYLRELLQNGRDAVAARAGEAKAPAGLLRISPATPEDPVFRFTDNGVGLTADQAAELLSTVGRSSKRDEVLNLRREDFLGQFGIGLLSCFMVSDEIMVRSRDAHGSAPIEWLGRSDGTFSVRELGAEEAAGLPVGTEVSLRPRPDDAALLGPERVRALAALYGRYLPLDVQIEEADRSWTTLTVPAPFLEPVIEGSPGEEAQLELGRELLGARPLAAIELVVPGTGTRGIAYVLPYAPPPGAKQANRVYLGRMLLGERVDDLLPEWAFFVRCVIDTTGLAPTASREGFVENDALEYTRTELGQALRRWILLQAATRPYKLAELVKVHQLALKSMAVHDDELAGLMLPWLRIETSAGEMTISEYLERYGELRYTETVDEFRQIAAITAQDVPVVNGGYIYDAALLRRLPELVGASVRRVDVAGELDSLEAPDLSERGETVALESRAEDVLSGVETRVSVRRFAPADLPALYVADPEVLRRIERSKASEMAPGLWSAVIGTADGLLAKHAEAAGKDPAARARLCLNWDSPLIRRLAALDDPLVFRRSIELLYVQAMLAGHRPLSPADRALLTGAMTDLVQLSIGL
- a CDS encoding alpha/beta fold hydrolase translates to MTRTQDFEDAAPRPFIHAGRTTLVYRSGREDGPDFVLLHGVGMGHAYWRGLAADLGTSGTVYALDLPGFGDAPEPEEPLDMPGSGDLIAELIRGLGITRPVLIGHSMGTQLAVEAACRHPELFPELVLLAPTVNPAERTYLRQGLRLVQDMITPQLTTMYYGAIYYVKAGPRWYLKKLGTMMRHHVELRMPLIRAHTLVVRGERDRISPRGWAREVVRLIPDARLVEVPGHGHETMITGYPEVAAAIRTHLGLPDGDDLPGLH
- a CDS encoding TetR/AcrR family transcriptional regulator, with the protein product MTDSTGSPAAGGRRERNKLDKFERIFRAASELFDTHGYEGVTTQAVADRADVAAGTVFRYAASKSELLLMVTQRRVAEAVAAGETAARALPAENGIERLEALLLPLLEASIRAGKNTALFQREVLFGAPEGEYRLAALADIERLEATLAALIREHAMALGVRTRLDPTLAARTMFSAFQLEVIRVGLGSTPPEALHTDLHAQLGAVLAGTLGR
- a CDS encoding TetR/AcrR family transcriptional regulator encodes the protein MTVSTPAPRPHPLRERSHRAILDAARDLIAQNGVAGFSVDTLAERAGVSRRTVFNHFASIDDIVTSSCTEALGILVHSIKASVGAAPPGGGSRSSMFEHVVTVLRETDIPGVISYLWQALGGFEAGDPRPSQIFQATFSRTALELAQELAAQNREVDQLEAELLVSSLMHGLEVVAMHWLTATNAATDKDARDLWYSLLERVIHSVRIGYPPE
- a CDS encoding MMPL family transporter; the protein is MAELLYRLGKFSARRAWAVLLSWLVILGISVSAFFIVGGTLSDGVSIPGTETAKVTDQLAETFPSVSGGSGTMVFHSSDGSALTAEQRSQIGELLTDLRDLDGVSTTTDPFETQAMIAEQVAAVADGRTQITEGRAQAEAGQEALDAGRAQVDAGQAQLDAARGQAPAAALPALEAQQATLDAARSELDTQQKTLSEGLAEIAKNTTTLDLSEQLLAMSAEIRTVSRDEATAVANIVFTEAQLDIPPAEKDAVVAAAAAGAPAGVDVEFSAELTQGVPSIFGVGEAVGLLIAAITLLVMLGTVIAASLPLVSAIVGVGVGVTAALSLSGVVDMLSITPVLGVMLGLAVGIDYSLFILNRHRKQLRQGLELHESIGLANGTSGNAVVFAGSTVLIALLALNVTGIGFLGLMGTVGAICVAVAILLAVTLTPALLALVGNRVLKKRERALIGTPLPATAEVKPMRTGRAVVTLIAGLAALVIVALPALDMRLGLPDGSSEAVDSTQYKSYQLTASEFGAGVNGPLLVVATLPEAATEDEVLAEQVRIGQALKDQEDVTAVAPIGASEDRTVLAFQVVPVEGPSSASTEQLVRDLRGLSPLSGDVELGVAGSASGNIDVSEQLGAALPLYLAVVVGLSLLIMILVFRSILVPLTATIGFMLSLAATFGGITAIFQWGWLGSVFGVHDPGPILSFLPTILIGILFGLAMDYQLFLVSGMREAFAHGAPARLAVQRGLHAGRTVVIAAAIIMISVFGGFIFAESAMIRSIGFGLAFGVLLDAFIVRMLLIPAVMHLLGDSAWWIPKWLDRILPNVDVEGAALERKHPAHATTDA
- the aroQ gene encoding type II 3-dehydroquinate dehydratase, with protein sequence MAASTNSVPTILILNGPNLNLLGTREPERYGRHTLADVEALVAAEAVDLRAEVEFLQSNHEGVLIDAIHAAAGRVDGIVINAGAYTHTSIALRDALSAVAIPLVEVHVTNVHAREEFRHHSYLSDIARAVIAGAGIRGYVYALDLLVREARA
- a CDS encoding esterase/lipase family protein; this translates as MNIFRRAGVLLADTALAVTLHVRAPFQRFPRRFRNGDPRLPVILILPGVYETWAFLEPIAERLHRAGYRISIVRGLGYNLLPIIETAQRLARALGRGPVPSAGRIVLAHSKGGLIGKQLMVAHGEALQIRGVVAIASPFAGSKHARYILDPSLRAFLPTNSTIVGLGRHAEFNARIVSIYGPYDPHVTEGSHLAGGINLPVPISGHFRILRGIETRDAVERALAEILRATPPNASARDTR
- a CDS encoding MalY/PatB family protein; amino-acid sequence: MTLQESWDATTAAQLRERGGLKWTTGGPGSIGAFVAEMDFGTAPEIGAALAAAVGRGELGYLTPGRSRGLREAASAFYRTELGAEIPPQHVHEVADVLTALAFTITHLTSPGSPVIVPTPAYMPFLDLPPTLGREVIRVPLIPGPHGPTPDPAGIARAFAAGAELLILCNPSNPVGRVFTRGELEGVAAVVTAAGGRVFADEIWAPLIYPGHTHVPYAGLNEHTAAHTTTGYSASKAWNLPGLKTAQLITHNEADLAVWEKFGTFTALGASTLGVIAGITAYREGGPWLREALEYLDGNRAELGSLLAELLPEVGYSPPEGTYVAWLDLRGLDLPDPVAAWAADGVLLTDGAACGAPGFARLILALPRPLLREAVTRMAATVRRARAARTA